Genomic window (Tardiphaga sp. vice304):
AGGCGCGGTCGCGGTCCGACAGCGCCTTGAGGCCGGGATGCGCCGCAGCCCCCTCGAGCTGGTCATCGAGGGTGCGGCGCTTGTGCAGCACGCCATCGAGAATATCGGCCGCAATGCGACGCGCGGCGAGGCCGGGCACCTCGGTGGGCGGGGCGTATCTGACTTGCGACATGCAAAACTTCACGAAAGAGGATCAATATCATCAGCGCGGGCCGGCCTGCGCGCGCCAGCGAGCAAAAATTTACTCGCATGCGAATATGCCAAATGTAAGAATCGCCTTTATATACATATCGTACACGGTGGGCTTCACTATTTCTGAGCGATAAGGCATCGCCTGATACTCCGCACACGGCAGGAACCGAGATGACCGACACTTCCCACGACTCATCCAGCAACCCGGCGCAGGCGGCCGAACCGGAACCCGCGCCGAAGAAAATACTGTCGCCCGCCGCGCAGCGCGCGCTGACCGAAGCCGAAGCGCGCCACGTCGCCAAAGGAGATCCCGAGAGGCTGGCGAAGGAGCTGCAAGGCCCCGCCGGGCCGGAGCCGACACGTTACGGCGACTGGGAACGCAAGGGCATCGCGTCGGATTTTTAGACGCACAACCATCCTCCCCGGATATTAACGACGGAGTTCCGACTGCCCTTCCAACGAGACCCGATAGATGGCTCGGTCGTCCCACATCCATTCGTCGTCGCCCTGGCGCCGACGCTTTTCCGCGGCGCTGCCGTGGGTGTTCGTGCTCGGCATGGCGGCGGGCGCGATGCTGCCGGTCAAGCGCTGGGTGAGCGGGCCGGCCCCCTCGACGCAGGAGTGGAACACGCCGGCGGCGCGCGACGCCGACGCCATCGTGAGACGCGCCGGCAATACCGCCGCGCCGCAAGCGGTCGATGTGCTGCATGGCATCGACGGTGATACCTTCGCCGCGCGCGTTCATCTGGAAGCCGGCATCGATCTGACGACCCGAATCCGGCTGCGCGGCATCGACGCACCGGAGCTGAAGGGACAATGCGCGCAGGAGGTCCGGCTGGCGGAAGCCGCCGGCGACGCGCTCAACAAGGTGCTGCGCGAAGGCGGCGTGACGATCTTCAATATCGGCCCCGACAAATATCCCGGCCGCGTCGTCGCCGACGTCGCCACAAGGCGCACACCGAATGTCTCGGCGGTCTTGCTCGGCAGCGGCCATGTCCGCAGCTATGGCGGCGGCCATCGCAGCGGGTGGTGTGGTTCGCGCTAGATCACGACCGGCTTGACCCGTACCCGCGACAGCAGGACGAGGCCGGCAACAAAGAACAGCACCAGCACCGCCATGCCGGCTTTCTGGCTCGCGGTGACGGCGGTGACGATGCCGATCAAGAGCGGGCCCATGAACGACGTCACCTTGCCGGTCAGCGCAAACAGCCCGAAGAATTGCGCGATGCGATCGCGCGGCGCCATCCGGATCAGCAACGTGCGCGAGGCCGCCTGCAGCGGGCCACCGGCCATGCCGATAAGGCAGCCGAGTACGAGATAGGCCTGTTCCGCAGGTGCCGCGAACAGCCCGCCACCCGGCGCCGGCGGCGTCACGCTCCAGAACAGGATACGGTCCTTGTCGATGCACAACATGCCGACGATAGAAAGTAGCAGCACCGACATGCTGCCGGCGATCACGCGCTTGGGGCCCAGCCGGACGTCGAGCCGGCCGCCGAGAAAGGCGCCCACCGTGCCGGCCAGCGCCAGTGTGATACCGAAAGTGCCAATCTGGATCGTATTCCAGCCGAAGGTGCCGGCCGCATAAATGCCGCCGAAGGCAAACAATGATACCAGCCCGTCGGTGTAGATCATGTTGGCGATCAGGAACGCCATCATCGAGCGATGCTGCGGCAATTCAAGCAACGTCTGGCGCAAATCGCTCAGGCCTTCCTGCAACGCCTTGCGCGCCGACAGCTTCGCCGGAAAATCCGGCGTGAACAAAAACATCGGCAGCACGAAGACGACGAACCACAATCCGCTGAGCGGCCCGGAGATGCGATCGCCTTC
Coding sequences:
- a CDS encoding DUF1674 domain-containing protein yields the protein MTDTSHDSSSNPAQAAEPEPAPKKILSPAAQRALTEAEARHVAKGDPERLAKELQGPAGPEPTRYGDWERKGIASDF
- a CDS encoding thermonuclease family protein — encoded protein: MARSSHIHSSSPWRRRFSAALPWVFVLGMAAGAMLPVKRWVSGPAPSTQEWNTPAARDADAIVRRAGNTAAPQAVDVLHGIDGDTFAARVHLEAGIDLTTRIRLRGIDAPELKGQCAQEVRLAEAAGDALNKVLREGGVTIFNIGPDKYPGRVVADVATRRTPNVSAVLLGSGHVRSYGGGHRSGWCGSR
- a CDS encoding MFS transporter, which gives rise to MAPAAVAHAVDETPRVYPPRSAVVGWMLFDWAAQPYFSLITTFVFAPYFATRVASDAAAGQSMWGFATAAAGLVIALASPVLGAIADASGRRKPWIAVFGGVFVIGACIMWIGKPGNPDIILPLLIAYGFATIGIEFATVFNNAMMPQLVPPDQIGRLSGSGWALGYVGGILSLIVVLGFMAASPTTGRTLFGLVPLFGLDPMSFEGDRISGPLSGLWFVVFVLPMFLFTPDFPAKLSARKALQEGLSDLRQTLLELPQHRSMMAFLIANMIYTDGLVSLFAFGGIYAAGTFGWNTIQIGTFGITLALAGTVGAFLGGRLDVRLGPKRVIAGSMSVLLLSIVGMLCIDKDRILFWSVTPPAPGGGLFAAPAEQAYLVLGCLIGMAGGPLQAASRTLLIRMAPRDRIAQFFGLFALTGKVTSFMGPLLIGIVTAVTASQKAGMAVLVLFFVAGLVLLSRVRVKPVVI